The following nucleotide sequence is from Firmicutes bacterium ASF500.
TACGCCCTCGCTGACGTAATACCCCGCGTCAAATCTTCTCGACATTGTAGTAACCACCCATTCCGTCGCTGATAATTCGTCCGTTTTCGATCACCACTACCCGCTTGGTGAAGCGGTTGACCAGGTTTTTCTCGTGGGTCACCACCAGGACGGTGGTTCCCAGCTCGTTGATGCGCTCCAGAAGCATCATAATCTCCAACGAGCGCTGAGGGTCCAGGTTTCCCGTGGGCTCGTCGGCGATAATCATGCTGGGGTTGTTCACCAGTGCCCGGGCGATAGCCACCCGCTGCTGCTCGCCGCCGGACAGCTGGCCGGGGTACCGGTTCCCCTTCTGCTCCAGTCCCACCAGCTGGAGGACATAGGGGATGCGCCGCCTCAGCTCCCGGTTGGAGGCCCCGATGGCCCGCATGGCAAAGGACAGGTTTTCATAGACCGTCTTTTTTTCAATCAGCCGGAAATCCTGAAAGATAACGCCCAGGGTGCGGCGCATGTGGGGCACCTGCTTGGGGGTGATGTTGGTCAGGTTATAGCCGTTGACCATCAGCCGCCCGTCGGTAGGGGCGATCTCCGCGGTAATCAGCTTGAGCACCGTGGACTTGCCCGACCCGGAGGGGCCCACCAAAAAGACAAACTCCCCGTCGTCGATCCGCAGGTTGACCCCTTTCAGGGCCTTGGTGCCGTTTTCATACTCTTTATATACATCAATAAGGCGTATCATGGCGCGATCCGCTCCTCCGCTCAGCCAATTCTCCCGCCCGAAACGGCGTCTCTCTGTCAGGCCGGGGACATTTCAAGTATTCAGTTTAACACAGATCAAATGTGATGTAAAGAAATATTCTGTTAACGTTTTTTCTTTTCTTCGCCCTTTTTCGCAGAAAAGCCCCGCGCCGGACGGCGCGGGGCTGAAGGGCATGCGGGCCTGTCTTACGACTCGATTCCCCGGGAAATCAGATACTTCTTGACCATCAGCGCCACCTTGAAGGTGATGGCGTCATCAAACTCCCGCAGGTCCAGTCCGGTGAGCTTTTTGATCTTCTCCAGCCGGTACACCAGGGTGTTCCGGTGGACGAAGAGCTTCCGGGCGGTCTCGGACACGTTCAGGTTGTTCTCAAAGAACTTGTTGATGGTCAGCAAAGTCTCCTGGTCCAGGGCGTCGATGGGGCTCTTTTTAAAGACCTCCTGGAGGAACATCTGACACAAAATGGTGGGCAGCTGATAGATCAGCCGGCCAATGCCCAGGTTTTCATAGTTGATGACGGCCTTCTCCGTGTCAAAGACCTTGCCCACGTCGATGGCTACCCCGGCCTCCTTATAGGCCCGGGCCAGGTCCCGGATATGGGGGACGATGGTGCCGATGCCGATGACCACCTTGACCCCAAGCTCCTGGGTGACGGCAGTGACAATCTGCTTGGCGATCTTGCCCAGCTCCTTGGAGTCGGCCCCCTCGTTCAGCTGCTTGATGAGGGCCACGTCGGTCTCGTTGATGGAGATGACAAAGTCGGACTGCTTGTCCGGGAACAGATTTTGGATTACGTCGATGACGGACACGTCGGCGGGGCCCAGCTGGCGCACCAAAAAGGCGGCTCTGGGCACCTCGGAGACAAAGTGCAGTTCTTTCGCCTGTGTGTACACATCGCCCAAAAGAATATTGTCGGAAATGATGTTTTTTACAAACGTGGCCTTGTCGTGCTTTTCCTCATAATAGGTCTTGGCGCCGTTGAAGGCCACCACGGCCATAGCGCACAGGGAGGCGGCCGTCTCGTCCTCTCCCTTGACGAAGGCCGCGTAGTCGAACTGGGCGCCCCAGCCCGCCAGAGGCTTAAAGGTCCTCCCCTCAAACCGGGCCAGGCCGTTTTCCGCGCCGTTGATGGCGGCGACCGCTCCGGACCAGTGTTCGCCGATGCAGGTAAGCTCGCTGCATGCGACCACGATCCCCTCCGCGTCCACCACACCCACAGTACGGCTGATATTATCCTTCATTTGGAGCACGACACCTTGGAACATCCTGCTGGACACAGCGATCCCTCCTACATTTCTGCTCAATTTTTTACTGCTCACCCATTATACCGGTTGGCGACCAGTTTGGCAAGGTTTTTTTGAAAATTTTTTGTTCAGTTTGCCCAATTTCTTATAGGGAGGGCTCCGTTCTCATGAGCTTGTCTCGCTCTCCGGCTGTTAAAAGCCGCCAATCGCCGGGTTTCAGGCCCTCATCCAATGTCAAGGGGCCCATAGAAAGGCGGTGCAGGGTCAGAACCGGCTTGCCCCGGGCGGCCAGCATCCGCTTGACCTGGTGGTATTTTCCCTCCCGCAGGGTTACCAGGCAGGAGGAGCCGTCCCCCACCGGCTCCAGCCCCGCCGGGAGACAGCGCAGGCCGTCCCCCAGCACCAGACCCGCTGCCAGGGCCTCCCGGTCCGCCTGGTCCACCCGGCCCTCCACCTGAGCCAGGTATACCTTGTCCACATGGCTCCTGGGGGAGAGAAGCCGGTGGGCCAGCGCCCCGTCGTCGGTGAGGAGGAGCAGGCCGGTGGTATCCTTGTCCAGCCGTCCCACCGGGAACAGCCCCCGCCGCCTCAGCGCGGGAGGCAGAAGGTCCAGCACTGTGGGCTGGTCCCGGTCCTCGGTGGCGGACAGGAGCCCCGCCGGCTTGTGGAGCATGATGTAGACATAGGGGGAGCAGTCCACCCGGTCCCCGTCCACCGTCAGGCAGGCGGACGCCGGGTCGGCCTTCTCCTCCGGGCGGGACACCGGCCTTCCGTCCAGCCGGACCCGGCCCTGCCGCATCAGGTCCTTGACCTCCCTCCGGCTCCACCGGCCGGTGGAGGATAACAGCTTGTCGATGCGCTCCATAGCTCTCCTCCGGTTTCTGTGTGTAGGGGCGGATATCATCCGCCCGAAAAATCATAGGCCGTCTCTTGTAAGAGCGGGCGGGTAATACCCGCCCCTACAGACATATCCTCCCGCCTCGACGCATACTTTAAAAAGAAAACACGCCACGGAAGGAGAGATGCGCTGTGTTGATTATGACCGCGAAGGTCCCAAAACGGAAGCTGACCCTGGGGGTGGCCGCCGCCGCATTGCTGTGCTGCTGCGCCATCGCCCTGAACTTCGGGCGGGCCCTCACCCAGGAGGTGTCCGCCCCGGGAACCCCCAGCCCCAAGGGTATCCGGACCAACGCCGACCGGGTGGAGTATCTGTCCGCCTACGGCTGGCAGGTATCGGAGGAGCCCATCTCCACTCAGGAGCTGCTCATCCCCGAGGAGATGGACGCCAGCTACACCGAATATCTGACCCTCCAGACCGGCCAGGGCTTCGACCTGGAGGATTACGCCGGGAAGCGGGTAAAGCGGTACACCTATGAGGTGTTCAACTACCCCACCGGCGAGAGCGGGGTGCAGGTCAACCTGCTGGTCTGCAAAAACACCGTGGTGGGCGGCGAAGTCCTCTCCCCCCGGCTGGACGGCTTTCTCCACGGGCTGGCTATGCCGTAGCTATTTCTCCACGATATGTACGTTCAAATGGTCATAGGTCATCTCCACCCCGTGGCGCGCGAAGGCGTCCCGCACCCCCTCCAGGAGGGCGTAGTACACGTCCCAGTAGTCCCCGGAGAGGGTCCACAGGCGAACCAGATACTCAATGCTGCTGGCCTGATACTCCGACAGGAAAATAGCCGGGGCGGGGTCGTCCATGATGCCGGGGACGGCCTCCAGCGCCACCTGGAGGGCGGCCCGGACCTGGGCGGTGGGGGCGTCGTAGGAGGCGGTAAATTTCAGGTCCATCCGCCGCTTGCCCAGGCGGTTAAAGTTGGTAATCCTTGTGGCGGAGAGCTGGCTGTTAGGGACAAAGATCTGCTTGTTGTCCGGGGTCACAAAGGTGGTATAGGACATATCCACCGCGGCGATGGTGCCGCTGATGCCGTCGGCCTCCACGTAGTCTCCCACCACAAAGGGCTTGGTCACCAGAAGGACCAGCCCCCCGGCCAGGTTGGACAGGGTATTTTGCAGGGCCATCGACACGGCCAGTCCGGCCACGCTGAGCATGGCGATGATGGACGTAACGTCCACATCCAGGGTGCCCGCCAGCATCAGGACCAGCAGGACCCAGAGGAAAATATTCACGGCGGTGTGGATATAGCTCCGAATGGCCTCCACCTTCTGGGACCGGGCCAGCAGGCGGTCCACCGTCTTCATCAGCACCCGGATCACCAGCACTCCCACCAGGAACATGACGGCCATCCGAAGCAAAAGGCCAAAGGTCAGGTCCTTGACCCCTATGGTTTTGCCTACTGTTTGCAGGACTTCTTCCACTGTTTCCATCTGTCGTTCCTCCTATAAAAACAGCCGGCCTCTGGCCGGCTGTTTTGCCTTAATAATTCATCTGCTTGCGGCGGGACAGGTTCATGGTGCCGTCCTGCATCTGGTCCAGGCTCTCCAGGCTCTTGCCGGTACCGTAGGCCACACAGGAGATAGCGTCGTCGGCCACATGGGTCTCGATGCCGGTATGGGACTGGACCAGCTTGTCAAAGCCCCACAGCAGAGAGCCGCCGCCGGTCATGATGATGCCGTTGGTGGAGATGTCGGCCACCAGCTCGGGGGGGGTGCGCTCCAGAACGCCGTGGATGGCCTCCAGAATGGCGGAGGAGGTCTCTTCAAAGGCCTCGATCATCTCGCTGGA
It contains:
- the ftsE_1 gene encoding Cell division ATP-binding protein FtsE, with the protein product MIRLIDVYKEYENGTKALKGVNLRIDDGEFVFLVGPSGSGKSTVLKLITAEIAPTDGRLMVNGYNLTNITPKQVPHMRRTLGVIFQDFRLIEKKTVYENLSFAMRAIGASNRELRRRIPYVLQLVGLEQKGNRYPGQLSGGEQQRVAIARALVNNPSMIIADEPTGNLDPQRSLEIMMLLERINELGTTVLVVTHEKNLVNRFTKRVVVIENGRIISDGMGGYYNVEKI
- the cdaR_2 gene encoding Carbohydrate diacid regulator gives rise to the protein MSSRMFQGVVLQMKDNISRTVGVVDAEGIVVACSELTCIGEHWSGAVAAINGAENGLARFEGRTFKPLAGWGAQFDYAAFVKGEDETAASLCAMAVVAFNGAKTYYEEKHDKATFVKNIISDNILLGDVYTQAKELHFVSEVPRAAFLVRQLGPADVSVIDVIQNLFPDKQSDFVISINETDVALIKQLNEGADSKELGKIAKQIVTAVTQELGVKVVIGIGTIVPHIRDLARAYKEAGVAIDVGKVFDTEKAVINYENLGIGRLIYQLPTILCQMFLQEVFKKSPIDALDQETLLTINKFFENNLNVSETARKLFVHRNTLVYRLEKIKKLTGLDLREFDDAITFKVALMVKKYLISRGIES
- the rsuA gene encoding Ribosomal small subunit pseudouridine synthase A, which produces MERIDKLLSSTGRWSRREVKDLMRQGRVRLDGRPVSRPEEKADPASACLTVDGDRVDCSPYVYIMLHKPAGLLSATEDRDQPTVLDLLPPALRRRGLFPVGRLDKDTTGLLLLTDDGALAHRLLSPRSHVDKVYLAQVEGRVDQADREALAAGLVLGDGLRCLPAGLEPVGDGSSCLVTLREGKYHQVKRMLAARGKPVLTLHRLSMGPLTLDEGLKPGDWRLLTAGERDKLMRTEPSL
- the mscS gene encoding Small-conductance mechanosensitive channel, producing METVEEVLQTVGKTIGVKDLTFGLLLRMAVMFLVGVLVIRVLMKTVDRLLARSQKVEAIRSYIHTAVNIFLWVLLVLMLAGTLDVDVTSIIAMLSVAGLAVSMALQNTLSNLAGGLVLLVTKPFVVGDYVEADGISGTIAAVDMSYTTFVTPDNKQIFVPNSQLSATRITNFNRLGKRRMDLKFTASYDAPTAQVRAALQVALEAVPGIMDDPAPAIFLSEYQASSIEYLVRLWTLSGDYWDVYYALLEGVRDAFARHGVEMTYDHLNVHIVEK